A region from the Streptomyces lydicus genome encodes:
- a CDS encoding DeoR/GlpR family DNA-binding transcription regulator, with amino-acid sequence MYAPERQQEILRLARESGRVDVLSLAEEFQVTAETVRRDLKALDRAGLVRRVHGGAIPAGRLDFEPDLAERDAVAADEKQRIARAALAELPGGQGGSGSVILDAGTTAARLAAEIPLEAELTVVTHGLPVAARLADHPGLTLHLVGGRIRHRTRAAVDDWALRAYREINADVLFLATNGFSLDGGLTTPDLAEAAVKRTLIAAARRVVLLADSAKFGQQHFARFGELSDMDLLITDTGLSPDDALALERAGTEVVRA; translated from the coding sequence ATGTATGCACCGGAGCGCCAGCAGGAGATTCTGCGGCTCGCCCGTGAGAGCGGCCGGGTTGATGTGCTCTCCCTGGCGGAGGAGTTCCAGGTCACCGCCGAGACCGTGCGGCGCGATCTGAAGGCCCTGGACCGGGCAGGCCTGGTGCGCCGGGTGCACGGCGGGGCCATCCCGGCCGGCCGGCTGGACTTCGAGCCCGACCTCGCCGAGCGGGACGCCGTCGCCGCCGACGAGAAGCAGCGCATCGCGCGGGCCGCGCTCGCCGAGCTCCCCGGCGGCCAAGGCGGCTCCGGGAGCGTCATTCTGGACGCCGGCACGACCGCCGCCCGGCTCGCCGCCGAGATTCCGCTGGAGGCCGAGCTGACCGTCGTCACCCACGGCCTGCCGGTCGCCGCGCGGCTGGCCGACCACCCCGGGCTCACCCTCCACCTCGTCGGCGGCCGGATCCGGCACCGTACGCGGGCCGCGGTCGACGACTGGGCGCTGCGCGCCTACCGCGAGATCAACGCCGATGTGCTGTTCCTCGCGACCAACGGCTTCTCTCTCGACGGCGGCCTGACCACCCCCGACCTCGCGGAGGCCGCCGTCAAGCGGACGCTGATCGCCGCCGCCCGCCGCGTCGTCCTCCTCGCCGACTCCGCCAAGTTCGGGCAGCAGCACTTCGCCCGCTTCGGTGAGCTGTCGGACATGGACCTGCTCATCACCGACACCGGCCTGAGCCCCGACGACGCCCTCGCCCTCGAACGCGCGGGCACGGAAGTAGTACGCGCATGA
- a CDS encoding GntR family transcriptional regulator: MAAREIDHQAPEPPYRQIAADLTAEIERGDLAPGRPIPSESQLCQRYGVARNTVRSAVSVLRENGLVYTVPQRGTYVRDRSEPVGEST; this comes from the coding sequence ATGGCCGCACGCGAAATCGACCACCAGGCGCCCGAGCCGCCCTATCGGCAGATCGCTGCCGACCTAACCGCCGAGATCGAGCGTGGGGACCTTGCGCCCGGTCGCCCGATTCCCTCGGAATCTCAGCTCTGCCAGCGTTACGGCGTGGCGCGTAACACCGTGCGCTCCGCGGTTTCGGTCCTGCGGGAAAACGGGTTGGTCTACACCGTGCCGCAGCGGGGGACGTACGTCCGTGACCGCAGCGAGCCAGTCGGCGAGAGCACCTAG
- a CDS encoding pyridoxamine 5'-phosphate oxidase family protein translates to MVEGAVPEFAGRVRERFGAYRHHVLATLRKDGGPRLTGLEADFRYGELWLGMMVGSRKVLDLRRDPRFSLHANPGPGTDLSGGDVRVSGQAVEVTDPGLVARYAAVVKPPEPFHLFRAELTEVLHTSVEAPYVVLESWVPGRPLRTIRRTSDDATLRVG, encoded by the coding sequence GTGGTCGAGGGGGCGGTGCCGGAGTTCGCCGGGCGGGTGCGGGAGCGGTTCGGGGCGTACCGGCACCACGTTCTGGCGACCCTCCGCAAGGACGGCGGGCCGCGGCTCACCGGCCTGGAGGCGGATTTCCGCTACGGGGAGCTGTGGCTGGGCATGATGGTGGGCTCGCGCAAGGTGCTTGACCTGCGGCGCGACCCCCGCTTCTCACTGCACGCCAACCCGGGGCCGGGCACCGATCTGTCCGGAGGCGACGTACGGGTTTCCGGGCAGGCGGTGGAGGTGACGGACCCCGGGTTGGTGGCGCGCTATGCGGCGGTGGTGAAGCCGCCGGAGCCGTTTCATCTCTTCCGGGCGGAGTTGACGGAGGTGCTGCACACGTCCGTCGAGGCCCCGTATGTGGTGCTGGAGAGCTGGGTGCCGGGGCGGCCGCTGCGCACCATCCGGCGGACGTCCGACGATGCGACGCTACGGGTGGGATGA
- the pfkB gene encoding 1-phosphofructokinase yields MILTVTPNPSLDRTYEIPALDRGAVLRATADRIDPGGKGVNVSRAVAAAGHRTLAVLPLGGPAGAALAALLGAEGIEVAGVEVAGQTRSNISVAEPDGTLTKINATGPELTADESEALLGAVGERSTGADWIACCGSLPRGLAPEWYAELVARAHRAGARIALDTSGPSLTAALRERPDIVKPNAEELSQAVGRPLATLGDAVEAAEELRAGGARAVLASLGADGQLLVDDKGAYFGSAPVAAVRSNVGAGDASLAGFLTAGGTGPMALAAALAHGAAAVQLPGSLMPTPADLETSAVTTTDVVPLHRVLTEPVP; encoded by the coding sequence ATGATCCTCACCGTCACCCCCAACCCCAGCCTGGACCGTACGTACGAGATCCCGGCGCTGGACCGCGGGGCCGTGCTCCGGGCCACCGCCGACCGGATCGACCCCGGCGGCAAGGGCGTCAACGTCTCGCGGGCGGTCGCCGCCGCCGGACACCGCACCCTGGCGGTACTGCCCCTGGGCGGTCCGGCCGGCGCGGCGCTGGCCGCTCTGCTGGGTGCCGAGGGCATCGAGGTGGCGGGGGTGGAGGTGGCCGGCCAGACCCGCTCCAACATCTCGGTCGCCGAGCCCGACGGCACCCTGACGAAGATCAACGCGACCGGACCCGAGCTGACAGCGGACGAGTCGGAGGCGCTGCTCGGCGCGGTCGGCGAGCGTTCCACGGGCGCCGACTGGATCGCCTGCTGCGGCAGCCTGCCGCGCGGTCTGGCGCCCGAGTGGTACGCGGAGCTGGTGGCCCGCGCCCACCGCGCAGGCGCTCGGATCGCCCTGGACACCTCGGGCCCGTCGCTGACCGCGGCGCTGCGCGAGCGGCCGGACATCGTCAAGCCGAACGCCGAGGAGCTGTCACAGGCCGTCGGCCGGCCGCTCGCGACCCTCGGCGATGCGGTCGAGGCCGCCGAGGAGCTGCGTGCGGGGGGAGCCCGTGCCGTACTGGCCTCCCTGGGGGCGGACGGCCAGCTCCTGGTCGACGACAAGGGTGCCTACTTCGGCAGCGCCCCGGTCGCCGCCGTCCGCAGCAATGTCGGCGCGGGCGATGCCTCACTGGCGGGTTTCCTCACCGCGGGCGGTACGGGACCGATGGCGCTGGCCGCCGCACTGGCCCATGGCGCGGCCGCCGTCCAGCTGCCCGGCAGCCTGATGCCGACGCCGGCCGATCTGGAGACCTCGGCGGTCACGACCACCGATGTGGTGCCGCTCCACCGGGTGCTGACGGAGCCGGTGCCATGA
- a CDS encoding GNAT family N-acetyltransferase, whose translation MLREQGEVQVRAGTEADLPALTDLYNHYIRETCITFDLEPFTPDQRRPWLLSHPQDGPHRLLVAQEAIDQTKNPHNGPMGEAGAGAATPVPRTGAAAPLTGHPDSPEDPKGPEGPEARPGPEGALLGYATSSAFRPKAAYAPSVEVTVYCAPHAAGRGIGTLLYTSLFEALADEDVHRAYAGITQPNEASTRLHTRFGFRHIGTYTEVGRKFGRYWDVSWYQKDLG comes from the coding sequence ATGCTGCGCGAGCAGGGAGAAGTGCAGGTCAGGGCGGGCACGGAAGCCGATCTTCCGGCCCTTACGGATCTTTACAACCACTACATCCGTGAGACGTGCATCACCTTTGACCTGGAGCCCTTCACTCCCGACCAGCGCCGCCCGTGGCTGCTCTCCCACCCCCAAGACGGCCCCCATCGCCTTCTGGTTGCCCAGGAAGCGATAGATCAGACGAAAAACCCGCATAACGGGCCGATGGGCGAGGCGGGGGCCGGGGCTGCGACACCCGTGCCACGGACCGGGGCTGCGGCCCCTCTGACCGGCCACCCCGACAGCCCAGAAGACCCCAAGGGCCCCGAAGGCCCCGAAGCCCGCCCAGGCCCCGAAGGCGCGCTGCTCGGCTATGCGACCAGCAGCGCATTCCGCCCGAAGGCGGCCTACGCCCCCTCCGTCGAGGTCACCGTCTACTGCGCCCCGCACGCCGCCGGCCGCGGCATCGGCACGCTGCTCTACACCTCCCTGTTCGAGGCGCTGGCCGACGAGGACGTCCACCGTGCCTATGCCGGGATCACCCAGCCGAACGAGGCGTCCACCCGCCTGCACACCCGTTTCGGCTTCCGGCACATCGGCACGTACACCGAGGTGGGCCGCAAATTCGGCCGCTACTGGGACGTCTCCTGGTACCAGAAGGACCTGGGCTGA
- a CDS encoding questin oxidase family protein produces MDTTSGTLDEALLRLHTSGPEFRGYLSNHGPMAVEALVHNGQAHTVHRWLDGYTNKLESVPSARARITEANWRAALGDTSRVTDWTAYFTHQVTERPWRELLAEWWPRLLPGIAGAATHPVIRVGHAVRSLLAEGEDAARTAEFAHALGYWAARHLPLPAVVRPTGGATPSEALAALPRIADQHVTPVQGYAQLPDTPAWLSTTESLHVPDDPEAVREGLTALVRAATLNYADYGHGNGIMLVHAATAPNAVLRTLPALPRELWAGSFAVAWAATSAVTAIYAADTPLPAPHAGSVTPEEVFERAVANGNEHAIKFADTALDVAAASEEGDTRALSAALNAIALIDEDD; encoded by the coding sequence ATGGATACGACGAGCGGCACACTCGACGAAGCCCTGCTGCGCCTGCACACTTCCGGCCCCGAGTTCAGGGGCTATCTGAGCAACCACGGACCGATGGCCGTCGAAGCCCTGGTCCACAACGGTCAGGCCCACACCGTCCACCGCTGGCTCGACGGCTACACGAACAAGCTGGAGAGCGTCCCGAGTGCCCGTGCCCGCATCACCGAGGCCAACTGGCGTGCGGCGCTGGGTGATACGAGCCGGGTCACCGACTGGACCGCGTACTTCACCCACCAGGTCACCGAGCGGCCCTGGCGCGAGCTCCTCGCCGAGTGGTGGCCGCGCCTGCTGCCCGGCATCGCGGGCGCCGCCACCCATCCGGTAATCCGTGTGGGCCACGCCGTCCGCAGCCTCCTCGCGGAAGGTGAGGACGCCGCACGCACTGCGGAGTTCGCACACGCCCTCGGCTACTGGGCCGCCCGGCACCTCCCCCTGCCCGCCGTCGTGCGCCCCACGGGCGGCGCCACTCCGTCCGAGGCGCTGGCCGCCCTCCCCCGCATCGCCGACCAGCACGTGACGCCGGTGCAGGGATACGCCCAACTCCCGGACACCCCCGCCTGGTTGAGCACCACCGAGTCCTTGCACGTGCCCGATGACCCCGAAGCCGTACGCGAGGGCCTGACCGCACTCGTACGTGCCGCCACCCTCAACTACGCGGACTACGGCCATGGGAACGGCATCATGCTGGTGCATGCCGCCACTGCACCGAACGCGGTGCTGCGCACCCTGCCCGCGCTCCCCCGCGAGCTGTGGGCCGGATCGTTCGCGGTGGCCTGGGCGGCGACGTCGGCGGTCACCGCCATCTACGCCGCCGACACCCCGCTCCCGGCACCGCACGCCGGCTCGGTCACGCCCGAAGAGGTCTTCGAGCGAGCGGTCGCCAACGGCAACGAGCATGCGATCAAGTTCGCCGACACCGCCCTGGACGTGGCCGCGGCCTCCGAGGAGGGCGACACCCGCGCACTGTCGGCGGCCCTGAACGCCATCGCGCTGATCGACGAGGACGACTGA
- a CDS encoding sigma-70 family RNA polymerase sigma factor encodes MATRAVARRQESSSASDGAHSVRAVGGEIADRDLVGMYLDEIARTPLLDAAKEVELSQTIEAGVYAQQILDGEVTDGNAAAASREELEALVEESAKAKDVFIRSNLRLVVAVARRYPRAGLPLLDLIQEGNAGLVRAVEKFDYAKGFKFSTYATWWIRQAITRSIADQSRTIRLPVHLVEELGRIRRVQREFNRENGRDPEPAEVAGELGSTPARVTDVLDWARDPVSLNMSVDDDGDTQFGDLLEDTSAASPEQSVLTLLRSEELEDLIDRLDHRTASIIKARYGIEDGRERTLTEVGKQHGLTRERIRQIEKHALLELKRMARDTGFDAAA; translated from the coding sequence ATGGCAACCCGTGCCGTCGCCCGTCGTCAGGAAAGCAGCAGCGCTTCTGACGGGGCCCACAGCGTTCGCGCCGTAGGCGGGGAGATCGCCGACCGCGACCTGGTCGGCATGTACCTCGACGAGATAGCGCGTACGCCACTGCTCGACGCCGCCAAGGAGGTGGAGCTGTCCCAGACCATCGAGGCGGGCGTTTACGCCCAGCAGATCCTGGACGGCGAGGTCACCGACGGCAATGCCGCGGCCGCCAGCCGCGAGGAGCTGGAGGCGCTGGTGGAGGAGAGCGCGAAGGCCAAGGACGTCTTCATCCGCTCCAACCTCCGCCTGGTGGTCGCGGTCGCCCGTCGCTACCCCCGTGCCGGACTGCCCCTGCTGGATCTGATCCAGGAGGGCAACGCCGGCCTGGTGCGTGCCGTGGAGAAGTTCGACTACGCCAAGGGCTTCAAGTTCTCGACGTATGCGACGTGGTGGATCCGCCAGGCCATCACCCGCTCCATCGCCGACCAGTCGCGTACGATCCGGCTGCCCGTGCACCTCGTCGAGGAGCTGGGCCGGATCCGCCGGGTGCAGCGCGAGTTCAACCGCGAGAACGGCCGTGATCCGGAGCCGGCGGAGGTCGCCGGTGAGCTGGGCTCCACGCCCGCCCGCGTCACCGACGTACTCGACTGGGCGCGCGACCCGGTCAGCCTCAACATGTCGGTGGACGACGACGGCGACACCCAGTTCGGTGATCTGCTGGAGGACACCTCCGCGGCCTCGCCCGAGCAGTCCGTGCTCACGCTGCTGCGCAGCGAGGAGCTGGAGGACCTGATCGACCGTCTCGACCACCGCACCGCCTCGATCATCAAGGCGCGGTACGGCATAGAGGACGGCCGTGAGCGCACGCTGACCGAGGTCGGCAAGCAGCACGGTCTGACCCGTGAGCGGATCCGGCAGATCGAGAAGCATGCCCTGCTGGAGCTGAAGCGGATGGCGCGTGACACGGGATTCGACGCCGCCGCATAA